From a single Nakaseomyces glabratus chromosome H, complete sequence genomic region:
- the NAM8 gene encoding Nam8p (CAGL0H02123g~Ortholog(s) have mRNA binding activity, role in mRNA splice site selection, positive regulation of mRNA splicing, via spliceosome and U1 snRNP, U2-type prespliceosome, commitment complex, cytoplasm localization): MSYNRYMEDAYRYGSAAGTMGASAAGAQMSPVSVSPMSMNAGMNTGMNTGMNTGMNTGMNTGMNTGMNGGMNGGMSTGASTPGSQLYMGDLDPSWDEAVVKGIWAALGEENIGVRMMWGGDADFHRKNLGYCFVEFPSPAHASNALMKNGMEIPGFVHKKLKLNWSAQSVNNGSGASVANGAVANQQTNNSIFVGDLAPSVTEAQLFDLFINKYPSTVHAKVMYDQLTGISKGYGFVKFKSSMDQQRALVEMQGCFLNGRAIKIGIAGGNNNNNSNSNYNNQRMANDNISNGLGQQSRSLNGQLPQQFVNATPQQPVLNHFTDPNNTTVFVGGLSPLVTEDELRSYFEPFGTIIYVKIPAGKGCGFVQYVERSSAETAITKMQGFPIANSRVRLSWGRSAKKTALIQKALLRSRETNYQQQLPQQGQPLQSQLQLQQQQQQQQQQLQQQQPLLYGYSPVNLNNGSGLSTSQNMLSDIYQPEEQNLNGYDLLPGRENLNYVNVLPSRDLYAYNQIGNQPIVNNGMPNLSVTNDLSVNNTTAALERLNSGTASFSFV; encoded by the coding sequence ATGTCTTACAACAGGTACATGGAGGATGCGTACCGGTACGGGAGTGCCGCTGGTACTATGGGCGCTAGCGCAGCAGGAGCGCAAATGAGTCCTGTTTCTGTATCACCAATGAGTATGAACGCTGGCATGAACACTGGCATGAACACTGGCATGAACACTGGCATGAACACTGGCATGAACACTGGAATGAACACTGGAATGAATGGTGGAATGAATGGTGGAATGAGCACAGGCGCGTCAACGCCGGGAAGTCAGCTGTATATGGGCGACTTGGATCCCAGCTGGGACGAAGCCGTGGTGAAAGGTATCTGGGCTGCGCTCGGTGAGGAGAACATCGGGGTGAGGATGATGTGGGGCGGCGATGCTGATTTCCACAGAAAGAATCTCGGATACTGTTTTGTAGAATTTCCGTCGCCCGCGCATGCGTCCAACGCGTTAATGAAGAACGGCATGGAGATCCCTGGGTTTGTGCACAAGAAGCTCAAGTTGAACTGGTCTGCGCAGTCTGTGAACAACGGCAGCGGTGCCTCCGTGGCAAACGGTGCCGTTGCAAACCAGCAAACCAACAACTCCATATTCGTGGGTGACCTAGCACCAAGTGTCACTGAGGCACAGCTATTCGACTTGTTTATCAACAAATATCCATCCACTGTTCATGCCAAGGTCATGTACGACCAACTTACCGGAATCTCGAAGGGTTACGGGTTTGTTAAGTTCAAGAGCAGCATGGATCAGCAAAGAGCGCTGGTTGAAATGCAAGGCTGTTTCCTGAATGGTAGAGCCATCAAGATTGGTATTGCAGGTGgtaacaataataacaacagcaacagtaATTACAATAACCAGAGAATGGCCAATGACAATATCTCAAACGGATTAGGACAACAGTCTAGATCTCTAAATGGTCAATTACCGCAGCAGTTTGTTAACGCAACACCACAGCAGCCTGTCTTAAATCACTTCACTGATCCTAATAATACAACTGTATTTGTTGGAGGGTTGTCTCCTTTGGTTACTGAAGATGAATTGCGTTCTTACTTCGAGCCCTTCGGCACTATTATTTACGTTAAGATTCCTGCAGGAAAGGGATGTGGATTTGTTCAGTATGTGGAAAGATCATCTGCAGAGACTGCTATTACGAAAATGCAAGGGTTCCCTATTGCAAATTCAAGAGTCAGACTTTCTTGGGGTAGATCCGCTAAGAAAACTGCTTTGATTCAAAAGGCATTGTTAAGGAGTCGCGAAACGAATTATCAGCAACAATTGCCACAACAAGGCCAACCACTGCAGTCACAGTTGCAAttgcaacagcagcaacagcaacagcaacagcaattgcaacaacagcaaccTTTACTATACGGATACTCGCCTGTCAACTTAAATAATGGCTCTGGTTTGAGTACTAGTCAAAACATGCTGTCTGATATTTATCAACCTGAAGAACAAAATCTTAACGGTTATGACTTACTACCTGGACGGGAAAACTTAAACTATGTTAATGTTTTACCTTCAAGAGATCTTTACGCTTATAACCAAATTGGCAATCAACCTATTGTAAATAACGGCATGCCAAATTTGAGTGTTACTAATGATTTATCTGTGAATAATACAACGGCAGCACTAGAACGTCTGAATTCGGGTACGGCTAGCTTTTCCTTTGTTTGA